Proteins encoded in a region of the Vicia villosa cultivar HV-30 ecotype Madison, WI linkage group LG5, Vvil1.0, whole genome shotgun sequence genome:
- the LOC131603946 gene encoding U3 small nucleolar RNA-associated protein 20-like isoform X2: MEFYKPKETHPHSLLYSTLLSTRIRLQPNMATPSHARAVKSLNQSPHTHNRFLFRSFSERIHDIQIDVYTNLQPIKAQPMEGSFFRDSLIYWRELNTAHDFISLYDELMPCTQTHYLVLLQKELLISNLLSRLHIKARLSLEPLLMLIAELSRDLLEEFIPLFPRIVDSLVSLLESGADREPDIIEQIFTSWSYVMMYLKKYLEHNPLQVLKATPKLRYYPKEYVQQFMAEAVSFVLRMAPYEQLKIGIRSLIAEAVKEPSQCRKSGVELLLYNIMKGYSSRLHSKAERVLQLLTSETIYTIADRADQESKTILNIIKAVFEKLCETVEPKDLNLVWSCLYKEVHDCVSTGNIRHLRRILSLLVSAVEVQKGQTVSDYKPMLELVLLLVRSYITPFGVAKSQEDTCLVVDEVLILMLATLDGLCSYSKSMISECASQWAPIFKSRSSSLLHFIEKLLEKDFCLLAFKSNVISAINELMEVSEEEVIHLLQSFCEKIQLDIRDSDFVDGESAEALVRICNHLQGTIRSWIEKINDIALSDVSCEIDERKVALLWGVVNCYSHMSIVDAVPSLLVHLMDAIDQLLAVNAVRIADTSKKSWESIIAISLSSYKRLCNASNLRADEIKKFLFFAKRYKSSKHVLSAVAGYLESNSSLEDIGCRMYHPELEEMTAEEVPSFGDNLCHSDKEVRISTLKILCHYKSLGEENSSMDQSAAKKGKIKALMDQSAVKKRKIEASPTSFVDNTGNNPLPVLLSIETTPVSSSTSRSITLLISKIQMDLSAGRITNVYAPLVLRGLFGILNIQLSDIWNPVLECLSVLVSLHFSLVSDAFVDYLERCLAIRETSNNANGVAGLLLQALQKIPTVVESGSRQFIPLFLKFLGYNTLDLASVGLIDSLACNGKEWKLILKEWLNLLKLMKNPKSIYLSKFIKEVLQNRLIEENDPEIQFRVLDCLLIWKDDCFSPYTEHLRNLISSKTIREELTTWSLSKESKMIEECHRAYLVPLVIRLLVPKVRKLKGLSSRKNASICHRKAVLSFIAKLDITELPHFFALLIKPLQIVEKTDGAANLFWTLPIDCTNEFQACSLLEYFTLDNIATLSWNKKYGFLRVIEDVVGVFDELHIRPFLDLLVGCVVRVLESCTSSLENIKLNGLSSYKHKSSSSSNSSDEESVAENQTLIGNSLNQLKDMRSQCLKIVSFVVNKYKDHEFDTDMWDRFFSSVKPLVDKFKQEAASSKKPSSLLSCFLAMSANHKRVAILCREQSLIPDIFSIISVNSATKAIVYCVLKFVENLLSLDNQLDYEDSSAHRVLLSNIEVLMDSICCLFESDSASTRKLIKSPRETLIRIFKFLPKYIKEQDMAKRFVEILLPFLEMKTQSSDVRIEVLQVIQNIIPILGNGSTTKILSAVSPLYISTESDMRLRICDLLDVLVASDASVLLVAKLLRQLNSTSSLGWLDHDVILDAYKNINTDFFSNVEVEYASLILSHCVLDMSSEETTFVYNAQSSLLSFIDFSALILLQEVSSEPELSVMPNTHSCWTKSCIQRTTKKFLLKHVADAMDGPLSVRKGWMKLLSQMALKLPDVSNLKSLSVLCNEDSKANFFDNITDSVIQKRVKALLLFRNVISTHKLSEFITEKVFMRLFFNMLFDEKEGKADHMKTACIETIASVAGQMGWKSYYALLNKCFQGASRSSDKHKLFIRLICSILDKLHFSELPHTEEPKKSLVGASDMDTDIQTCLYKVVLPKIQKLMDSDSEKVNVNISLAALKLLKLLPGDVMDTYLPTILHRISNFLKSRLESIRDEARSALVTCLKELGLEYLPVIVKVLRSTLKRGYELHVLGYTLNFILSKCLSNAVSGKIDDCLEDLLSIIENDIFGAVAEQKEVEKIASKMKETKRKKSFESLKLVAQNITFKNYALKPCQNKKQKNYALKLLAPVTAHLKKHVTQNVKGRLENMLHSIAAGIESNPSVNLSDLFDFIYDIVVDGLQNEIGWHENKLTKLEDKNSRTNANSGRVVASGLLCSHLITVFGIRTLHRCMKGLKQGVKDENTLTLLDRFVKLLSDGLYSKHEEILSASLECLTVMVKFPLPSLQVHAERIKSAVLDIAQSSVNSISPLTQSCLTLLTMLLTNTEISLTPDHIHILIQLPIFLELERNPSSVALKLLKGIVNRKMAVPEIYDIVTRVAELTVTSQMESIRKKCSEILLQFLLDYRLSQKRRQQHLDFLLSNLRYEHSTGRESVLEMIHVIIVKFPRDVLDEQSQTFFLHLVACLANDNDNIVRSMSGAAIKKLIGSVSSNALKPILKYALSWYSGDKQQLWGAAAQVLGLLIEVDKNEFIKHIKCILPETCRILQSAIQAVTNRQESFESESILPLWKEAYYSLFMLEKMIHQFHDLCFAKELEDIWEAICEMLLHPHSCLRNKSGCLIALYFARVTDNNRENHQRSLSSYFMTSPSRLYLIATSLCCQLKMPLIDDADSNLMTQNIVFAICALMRQTSSIDPSAFWSTLEQNEKNRFLKAFDLINARKERIMFMSSSLTSSVCEDNSQVNVKNTQHILVSLLLKKMGKIALQTNAIQMEIVFNSFGKLMAQIEMSMDYAHVVLIPLYKVSEGFAGKVVADNLKELAQDTCGKIENIIGTQNFVQVYNLIRKNLSLKRNKRKQEEKLMAVINPMRNAKRKLKISAKHRANKKRKVMTLKMTRDGIID, from the exons ATGGAATTTTATAAACCGAAAGAAACACACCCTCACTCTCTTCTCTACTCTACTCTACTCTCTACTAGGATTCGTCTTCAACCGAACATGGCGACGCCCTCACACGCTCGAGCTGTCAAATCTCTCAACCAATCCCCTCACACTCACAATCGTTTTCTC TTTCGCTCATTCTCTGAGAGAATACATGATATTCAAATCGATGTGTATACAAATCTTCAACCGATCAAAGCTCAGCCTATGGAAGGTTCTTTTTTCAGAGACAGCCTAATATATTGGAGG GAATTGAATACTGCACACGATTTTATCTCATTGTATGATGAACTCATGCCTTGTACACAAACACATTACCTCGTGCTCTTGCAGAAGGAATTATTAATCTCAAACCTACTCTCTAGGTTGCACATCAAAGCAAGGCTGTCCCTTGAACCGCTTCTCAT GTTAATTGCAGAATTATCTAGAGATCTTCTAGAGGAGTTTATTCC GCTATTTCCAAGAATTGTTGATTCTTTAGTATCTCTGTTAGAAAGTGGAGCTGATAGGGAGCCAGATATAATCGAGCAG ATCTTCACGTCATGGTCATATGTTATGATGTATCTGAAGAAATATCTAGAACACAACCCATTACAAGTGCTTAA GGCCACACCAAAATTGAGGTATTATCCAAAGGAATATGTTCAACAATTCATGGCAGAGGCTGTGTCATTTGTTTTGAGAATGGCCCCATATGAGCAACTCAAAATAG GAATTAGAAGCCTCATTGCTGAGGCTGTGAAGGAGCCGTCACAATGCCGAAAGTCTGGTGTTGAATTATTGCTTTATAATATCATGAAAGGTTACTCATCAAggctccattcgaaagcagagcgAGTGTTACAGTTATTGACAAGCGAAACAATTTATACCATTGCTGATAGAGCCGACCAAG AgtcaaaaaccattttgaacatCATAAAAGCCGTGTTTGAGAAATTATGCGAGACAGTAGAGCCCAAAGATTTGAATTTGGTATGGAGTTGCTTATATAAGGAAGTGCATGACTGTGTTAGTACTGGAAACATCAGGCATTTAAGACGCATTTTATCGCTGCTTGTCTCAGCTGTAGAGGTGCAAAAAGGGCAAACGGTGTCTG ATTATAAGCCTATGCTTGAACTCGTCCTCTTGCTTGTGCGCTCATATATCACACCTTTTGGTGTTGCCAAGTCACAAGAAGATACATGCTTAGTTGTTGATGAAGTTTTGATATTAATGTTGGCTACTCTCGACGGACTCTGTAGTTACAGCAAATCAATGATATCTGAGTGTGCTTCTCAGTGGGCTCCAATTTTTAAATCACGAAGCTCGAG TTTGCTACATTTCATTGAAAAACTGCTAGAGAAGGATTTCTGTTTACTTGCTTTCAAAAGTAATGTTATAAG TGCAATAAATGAGTTAATGGAGGTTTCTGAGGAGGAAGTCATACACCTATTGCAGTCCTTCTGTGAGAAAATACAATTGGATATACGAGACTCGGATTTTGTAGACGGAGAAAGTGCAGAAGCATTAGTTAGGATATGCAATCATTTGCAAGGGACTATCCGTTCTTGGattgaaaaaataaatgatattgCACTTTCTGATGTTTCTTGTGAAATTGATGAAAGAAAGGTGGCACTGCTGTGGGGAGTTGTGAACTGCTATTCTCATATGTCTATTGTTGATGCCGTTCCATCTTTGTTGGTGCATCTTATGGATGCGATAGATCAGCTTCTAGCCGTTAATGCTG TCCGTATTGCAGACACGTCTAAAAAATCATGGGAAAGTATTATAGCTATTTCACTAAGTTCTTACAAGAGATTATGCAATGCTAGTAACCTCAGAGCTGATGAAATCAAAAAGTTCTTATTTTTTGCAAAACGATACAAGTCATCTAAACATGTGTTGTCGGCTGTTGCTGGTTATTTGGAAAGCAA TTCTTCTTTGGAAGACATTGGGTGTAGAATGTACCATCCAGAACTTGAAGAAATGACTGCAGAGGAAGTGCCATCATTTGGTGATAATTTGTGCCACTCAGACAAGGAGGTTCGCATTTCAACTCTTAAAATACTCTGTCACTACAAGTCTTTAGGTGAGGAAAATTCTTCAATGGATCAGTCAGCTGCGAAAAAAGGGAAAATCAAAGCTTTGATGGATCAGTCAGCTGTGAAGAAAAGGAAAATCGAAGCTTCCCCAACTTCCTTTGTTGATAACACTGGAAATAAT CCTCTCCCGGTTCTACTGTCTATTGAAACAACTCCAGTTTCATCTTCTACAAGCCGAAGTATCACACTGTTGATTTCTAAGATACAGATGGACCTATCTGCTGGAAGGATTACAAATGTTTATGCACCTCTTGTTTTGAGAGGGTTATTTGGCATCTTGAATATCCAATTAAGTGATATCTGGAATCCTGTATTAGAGTGCCTTTCGGTCTTGGTTAGCCTGCATTTTTCACTTGTGTCGGATGCCTTTGTCGATTATCTGGAAAGATGTCTAGCAATTAGGGAAACCTCTAACAATGCCAATGGTGTTGCTG GTTTACTACTGCAAGCTTTACAAAAAATTCCAACTGTTGTTGAATCTGGCTCTCGGCAATTCATTCCTCTTTTTTTGAAGTTCTTAGGATACAACACTCTTGATCTTGCAAG TGTgggattgattgattctcttgctTGTAACGGAAAGGAGTGGAAGCTGATCTTGAAGGAATGGCTAAACTTGTTGAAACTTATGAAAAATCCCAAGTCAATATACTTGAGCAAATTTATTAAGGAGGTTCTGCAGAATAG GCTTATTGAAGAAAACGATCCTGAAATACAGTTTAGAGTTCTGGATTGCCTATTAATCTGGAAAGATGATTGCTTTTCACCATATACCGAGCATCTGAGAAACTTGATTAGTTCCAAAACTATAAGGGAGGAACTAACTACATGGAGTTTATCCAAGGAATCTAAAATGATTGAAGAATGTCATCGAGCTTATCTTGTGCCCTTGGTTATCCGTCTTTTGGTGCCAAAAGTAAGAAAGTTGAAAGGACTTTCATCTCGAAAG aatgcaagtatttgtcatcGCAAAGCTGTTCTGAGTTTCATAGCTAAACTTGATATCACTGAGCTGCCTCATTTCTTTGCATTACTGATAAAGCCGTTGCAAATAGTAGAGAAAACTGACGGGGCAGCTAACTTGTTTTGGACTTTACCTATAGATTGCACTAATGAATTTCAAGCGTGTTCATTGTTAGAGTATTTTACTTTGGACAATATTGCAACCTTATCCTGGAATAAGAAATATGGCTTCTTGCGTGTCATAGAAGATGTTGTGGGAGTTTTTGATGAATTGCATATTAGACCTTTTCTTGATTTGCTGGTGGGGTGTGTTGTTCGAGTGTTGGAGAGTTGCACATCAAGTCTTGAAAATATAAAACTGAATGGTCTTTCTTCATACAAACACAAATCTAGCTCCAGCTCAAACTCCTCTGATGAGGAAAGTGTGGCAGAAAATCAAACATTG ATTGGCAATTCTTTAAATCAGCTCAAAGATATGAGATCTCAGTGCCTGAAAATTGTTTCCTTTGTTGTCAATAAATATAAGGATCATGAATTTGATACTGACATGTGGGACAGATTCTTTTCCTCTGTTAAACCCCTGGTTGATAAATTCAAACAGGAGGCTGCCAGTAGTAAGAAACCAAGTTCACTGCTATCTTGCTTTCTAGCCATGAGTGCAAACCATAAACGGGTAGCAATATTATGCCGGGAACAAAGTCTCATACCTGATATATTTTCCATTATTTCCGTAAATTCAGCTACTAAAGCTATTGTATACTGCGTTCTAAAGTTTGTCGAGAACTTGTTAAGCCTTGACAATCAGTTGGATTATGAAGACAGTTCTGCCCATAGAGTTTTACTTTCAAATATTGAAGTACTTATGGACAGCATTTGTTGTTTATTTGAAAGTGATAGTGCATCCACGAG AAAATTAATCAAATCTCCTAGGGAGACATTGAtaagaattttcaaatttttaccCAAGTACATCAAGGAGCAAGATATGGCCAAGCGGTTTGTGGAAATACTGCTTCCGTTTTTGGAAATGAAAACACAAAGTTCTG ATGTTCGTATTGAAGTCTTGCAAGTCATTCAAAACATCATACCCATATTAGGAAATGGAAGCACCACTAAAATTTTGAGTGCTGTTTCTCCTTTATATATTTCGACTGAGTCAGATATGCGTTTGAGGATATGTGATCTTCTTGATGTCCTTGTTGCATCTGATGCATCTGTACTCTTGGTG GCTAAACTTCTTCGTCAGCTGAATTCAACGTCTAGTTTGGGTTGGCTTGATCATGATGTTATTTTGGATGCCTACAAAAACATCAATACCGATTTCTTTAGTAATGTTGAAGTGGAATATGCATCACTTATTTTATCGCACTGTGTGCTTGACATGTCCTCAGAAGAAACAACTTTTGTTTATAATGCTCAGAGTTCATTGCTATCTTTTATTGATTTTTCGGCACTCATCCTTTTGCAAGAGGTAAGCAGTGAACCGGAGTTGTCTGTAATGCCAAACACTCATAGTTGTTGGACAAAATCTTGCATCCAGCGCACTACAAAGAAATTTCTGTTGAAGCATGTGGCAGATGCCATGGATGGACCGCTTTCTGTTAGAAAG GGATGGATGAAGTTGTTAAGTCAAATGGCTTTGAAGCTTCCAGATGTGTCGAACCTTAAATCACTCTCAGTTCTGTGCAATGAGGACAGTAAAGCAAATTTTTTTGACAATATAACCGATTCAGTG ATCCAGAAGAGAGTGAAGGCATTGTTGCTGTTTAGAAATGTTATCAGTACACACAAATTATCAGAG TTTATCACCGAAAAAGTTTTCATGCGACTCTTCTTCAACATGTTGTTTGATGAGAAAGAAGGAAAGGCTGACCATATGAAAACTGCATGCATAGAGACCATTGCTTCTGTAGCTGGTCAGATGGGATGGAAGTCATACTATGCATTATTGAACAAATGTTTTCAGGGAGCATCCAGGAGTTCAGACAAACATAAACTCTTTATACGCCTCATCTGTTCTATTTTGGATAAACTTCACTTTTCAGAACTTCCTCACACTGAAGAACCTAAGAAATCATTGGTTGGTGCTTCTGATATGGACACAGATATACAGACATGCCTCTATAAAGTTGTGCTTCCTAAGATACAAAAGCTGATggattctgattcagaaaaggTCAATGTAAATATCAGTCTTGCTGCATTGAAACTACTTAAGTTACTTCCAGGTGATGTGATGGACACATATCTTCCAACTATCCTTCATCGAATTTCAAACTTCTTAAAGAGTCGTCTAGAAAGCATTCGTGATGAAGCCAGGTCTGCATTGGTTACTTGTTTGAAAGAACTTGGATTGGAATACTTGCCGGTCATTGTAAAGGTTTTGCGATCTACCTTAAAGCGAGGATATGAACTTCATGTCCTAGGATACACACtgaattttattttgtcaaaGTGTCTTTCAAATGCAGTTAGTGGAAAGATAGATGACTGTTTGGAGGATCTCCTTTCTATCATAGAGAATGACATTTTTGGAGCTGTTGCGGAACAGAAGGAGGTGGAAAAGATAGCTtcaaaaatgaaagaaacaaaGAGGAAAAAGTCTTTTGAGAGCTTGAAATTGGTGGCCCAAAATATAACATTCAAAAACTATGCGCTAAAGCCCtgccaaaacaaaaaacaaaaaaactatgCGCTAAAGCTGCTTGCACCAGTGACTGCTCATTTGAAGAAACATGTCACGCAAAATGTAAAAGGAAGATTGGAAAATATGTTGCACAGTATAGCTGCTGGTATTGAAAGCAATCCATCTGTAAATCTGTCTGATCTATTTGACTTTATTTATGACATTGTTGTGGATGGCTTACAGAATGAGATTGGTTGGCATGAGAATAAGTTGACAAAATTGGAAGATAAGAATAGCCGTACTAACGCAAATTCAGGCCGTGTAGTTGCTAGTGGCTTATTATGCTCACATCTGATAACAGTGTTTGGTATCAGAACATTACATAGATGTATGAAGGGTTTGAAACAGGGTGTGAAAGATGAAAATACCTTAACCTTATTAGATCGTTTTGTCAAGCTATTAAGTGATGGTTTGTACTCTAAGCACGAGGAGATATTGTCTGCTTCTCTTGAATGCCTTACTGTAATGGTAAAATTTCCTTTACCATCTCTTCAAGTACACGCTGAGAGAATAAAGTCTGCTGTATTGGATATTGCCCAAAGTTCAGTGAACTCTATCAGTCCATTAACGCAGTCATGTTTGACATTGCTGACTATGCTCTTGACAAACACTGAAATTTCTCTCACCCCGGACCACATACATATACTAATTCAGCTTCCAATATTTCTGGAGCTTGAAAGAAATCCATCATCGGTAGCCCTTAAACTTTTAAAGGGTATTGTCAACCGCAAGATGGCTGTACCTGAGATATATGATATTGTTACTAGGGTTGCTGAATTGACGGTCACAAGTCAAATGGAATCTATTCGCAAGAAATGCAGTGAAATCTTGTTGCAATTTTTGCTTGATTATCGACTTTCACAAAAGCGCAGGCAACAACATCTTGACTTCCTGCTCTCGAATTTGAG GTATGAACATTCAACTGGACGGGAATCTGTTCTTGAAATGATTCATGTTATTATAGTCAAATTTCCAAGAGATGTTTTGGACGAGCAATCAcagacattttttctccattTGGTGGCTTGCTTGgcaaatgataatgataatattGTTCGTTCTATGAGTGGGGCTGCTATAAAGAAGCTCATTGGTTCTGTTAGTTCCAATGCACTCAAACCTATTCTTAAATATGCTCTTTCTTGGTATTCGGGTGACAAGCAGCAACTCTGGGGTGCTGCCGCACAG GTTTTGGGGTTGCTGATTGAGGTAGACAAGAATGAATTTATTAAACACATAAAATGTATTTTGCCGGAGACATGTCGCATCTTGCAGTCTGCTATACAAGCAGTCACAAACAGGCAAGAGAGCTTTGAGTCCGAATCCATCCTTCCACTTTGGAAGGAGGCGTACTATTCTTTATTTATGCTAGAGAAGATGATTCATCAATTCCACGACTTATGCTTTGCAAAGGAACTAGAG GATATATGGGAAGCAATATGTGAGATGTTGTTGCACCCACACTCGTGCTTACGCAACAAATCAGGTTGTCTCATAGCTCTATACTTTGCACGTGTAACAGATAACAACAGAGAGAATCATCAAAGATCCTTAAGTAGTTATTTTATGACGAGTCCTAGTAGATTATATTTAATAGCAACTTCTCTTTGCTGCCAATTGAAAATGCCACTCATAGATGATGCTGACAGCAACCTGATGACCCAGAATATTGTCTTTGCTATTTGTGCTTTAATGAGGCAAACTTCCAGCATAGATCCATCTGCATTCTGGTCTACTCTTGAGCAAAATGAGAAGAATCGGTTTCTCAAAGCTTTTGACTTGATTAatgcaagaaaagaaagaatCATGTTCATGTCTTCATCACTTACCTCCTCCGTATGTGAAGACAATAGTCAAGTTAATGTAAAGAACACCCAACATATACTTGTATCGTTATTGCTCAAGAAAATGGGCAAAATTGCTCTTCAAACAAATGCTATTCAG ATGGAAATAGTCTTCAACAGTTTTGGGAAACTTATGGCACAGATAGAGATGAGTATGGACTATGCACATGTGGTCCTGATACCTCTATATaaagtttctgaaggatttgCTGGAAAAGTAGTAGCTG ATAATCTAAAAGAGTTGGCACAAGACACCTGTGGGAAAATAGAGAATATTATAGGTACTCAAAACTTTGTGCAAGTTTATAACCTTATCAGGAAGAACCTGAGTTTGAAAAGAAATAAGAGGAAACAAGAAGAAAAGCTCATGGCTGTTATCAACCCGATGCGAAATGccaaaagaaaattgaaaatttcTGCCAAGCATCGTGCTAACAAAAAGAGAAAGGTTATGACTTTGAAGATGACAAGAGATGGAATCATTGATTGA